A genomic stretch from Nitrospirota bacterium includes:
- a CDS encoding UPF0182 family protein has protein sequence MQKNRIVVWLLVLAVFLAITGNVAIIDLYAEWLFFTELNYAGVFTTILSTKAALGLAGAAFALAVVLGNIVIANRMRISPLQLLVLDHTGTTLDIERMSRWRKPLTVLSGAAAAFIGASWGVSLWDEVLAFQNRVAVGAADPVFGRDIGFYLFELPLLEAVRGFTGFLLFVALLLTAAGYFIRGGILPKQAGITINPGARKHLGILAGMLILAIAAGFYIDQFNLLFSSHQVITGAGYTDVNAKLLALRVLVVLAALSGILFAAGVVRGSWKAAVFPLLLTGVAYLAGLVAYPALLQNLKVTPNELALEREFIERHIKFTRFGYGLEGIEVRPFDVSYNLTSGDIERNNATIRNIRLWDDAPLLRTYSQLQQIRTYYKFTDVDNDRYTINGEYMQVMLSPRELSYEDLPSRSWINEKMVFTHGFGIAMGPVSRISREGLPEFLVKDIPPVSSADLKVTRPEIYYGELSSDYVLVKTKVPEFNYPTSEGNVSTSYEGKGGVGLSSFFRKALFAIKFQTAKLVLSSDITPESKILYNRNIAERIRTAAPFLLYDKDPYIVVADDGRLFWIIDAYTYSNRVPYSRPLGKNAQYNYIRNSVKVVVDAYNGSVDFYISDPEDVVLKVYRAAFPGLFKPLEQMPDDLRRHIRYPKGFLQVQAQMYSAYHMTDPKVFYNKEDLWELPAYGDVSIDPYYTIMKLPGEKREEYILLLPYTPSKRDNLAAWLAARCDGPDYGKLIVYTFPRDRLVFGPKQIDARIDQDSYISQQLTLWGQRGSQVIRGSLLVIPVEGSLLYVQPLYLAAADKGLPELRRVILAYENNVVMEENLELGLQRLFSGVRAPRAKEKTAESAVGSAAELAKEAMRLYERAQELMRQGDWAGYGESLRQLGQVLRRMAK, from the coding sequence ATGCAAAAGAACAGAATAGTTGTCTGGCTGCTCGTGCTCGCGGTCTTCCTCGCGATAACGGGAAACGTGGCTATAATCGACCTCTATGCCGAGTGGCTCTTCTTCACCGAGCTCAACTATGCCGGCGTCTTCACCACGATCCTCTCGACCAAAGCGGCCCTCGGCCTTGCAGGCGCTGCCTTCGCGCTCGCCGTTGTTCTGGGGAATATCGTCATCGCGAACAGAATGCGGATATCCCCGCTCCAGCTGCTCGTCCTCGATCACACGGGGACCACCCTCGATATAGAGCGCATGAGCAGGTGGCGCAAGCCCCTGACCGTGCTCTCGGGCGCCGCCGCCGCGTTCATCGGCGCCTCCTGGGGCGTTTCCCTCTGGGACGAGGTCCTGGCCTTTCAGAACCGTGTGGCGGTGGGAGCAGCCGACCCTGTCTTCGGCAGGGACATCGGGTTCTATCTCTTCGAGCTTCCGCTGCTCGAGGCAGTGAGAGGGTTTACCGGTTTTCTCCTGTTTGTCGCACTGCTCCTCACAGCGGCCGGTTACTTCATCAGGGGCGGCATACTGCCGAAGCAGGCGGGGATCACGATCAACCCGGGAGCGAGAAAGCATCTCGGTATCCTTGCGGGGATGCTTATTCTTGCGATAGCCGCCGGCTTTTATATCGACCAGTTCAATCTCCTGTTCTCATCGCACCAGGTCATTACCGGCGCAGGGTATACGGATGTGAATGCCAAGCTCCTTGCCCTGCGGGTGCTCGTCGTGCTTGCCGCGCTCAGCGGCATCCTGTTTGCCGCCGGGGTCGTCAGGGGATCATGGAAGGCAGCGGTGTTCCCGCTGCTCCTTACCGGCGTGGCGTATCTGGCCGGGCTGGTGGCCTACCCCGCGCTGCTCCAGAATCTGAAGGTCACTCCGAACGAGCTTGCGCTCGAACGAGAGTTCATAGAGCGCCATATAAAGTTCACCCGGTTCGGCTATGGCCTCGAGGGGATAGAGGTCAGGCCCTTCGATGTCTCCTACAATCTCACCTCCGGCGATATCGAGCGAAACAACGCGACCATCAGGAATATCAGGCTGTGGGACGACGCTCCCCTTCTCAGGACCTACAGCCAGCTCCAGCAGATACGCACGTACTATAAGTTTACCGATGTGGATAATGATCGTTATACCATCAACGGCGAATATATGCAGGTGATGCTCTCCCCGCGCGAGCTCTCCTATGAGGACCTGCCGAGCAGATCGTGGATCAACGAGAAGATGGTCTTCACCCACGGCTTCGGTATCGCCATGGGCCCTGTCAGCAGAATATCGAGAGAGGGGCTTCCCGAGTTCCTCGTCAAGGACATCCCCCCGGTCTCTTCGGCGGACCTGAAGGTGACACGGCCGGAAATCTACTACGGCGAGCTTTCGAGCGACTACGTCCTGGTAAAGACAAAGGTGCCGGAATTCAACTATCCTACCTCGGAAGGCAACGTCTCGACATCGTATGAGGGCAAGGGTGGGGTCGGCCTGTCCTCGTTTTTCAGAAAGGCGTTGTTCGCAATAAAATTTCAGACGGCGAAGCTCGTCCTCTCTTCCGACATTACTCCTGAAAGCAAGATACTGTATAACAGGAATATCGCGGAGAGGATACGCACCGCCGCGCCGTTCCTTTTGTACGACAAGGACCCCTACATCGTTGTTGCCGACGACGGCAGGCTGTTCTGGATTATCGATGCCTACACCTATTCGAACAGGGTCCCCTATTCGAGACCGCTGGGTAAGAACGCCCAGTACAATTACATCAGGAATTCGGTCAAGGTCGTTGTGGACGCCTATAACGGCTCCGTCGATTTTTACATAAGCGACCCGGAGGATGTAGTGCTCAAGGTCTACCGCGCCGCCTTCCCCGGGCTTTTCAAACCGCTCGAGCAGATGCCGGACGACCTGCGCAGGCATATACGGTACCCGAAAGGCTTTCTCCAGGTGCAGGCGCAGATGTACTCGGCCTACCACATGACCGACCCGAAGGTCTTCTACAACAAGGAAGACCTCTGGGAGCTGCCTGCCTACGGCGATGTCTCCATAGATCCCTACTACACCATAATGAAGCTCCCCGGGGAGAAGAGGGAGGAGTATATACTCCTGCTCCCCTATACTCCCTCCAAGAGAGACAATCTCGCCGCCTGGCTCGCAGCGCGCTGCGACGGACCCGACTACGGGAAGCTGATCGTCTATACGTTCCCGAGAGATCGGCTCGTCTTCGGACCGAAGCAGATCGATGCCCGTATCGACCAGGACTCGTATATTTCGCAGCAGTTGACCCTATGGGGCCAGCGCGGCTCCCAGGTCATCCGCGGAAGCCTCCTCGTCATCCCCGTCGAGGGATCGCTTCTCTATGTGCAGCCGCTCTACCTGGCTGCCGCGGACAAGGGATTACCCGAACTGCGGCGGGTCATCCTCGCCTATGAGAACAACGTGGTCATGGAGGAGAACCTCGAGCTCGGCCTCCAGCGGCTTTTCAGCGGAGTGAGGGCTCCCCGGGCAAAGGAGAAGACGGCCGAGAGCGCCGTCGGCTCCGCTGCCGAGCTCGCCAAGGAGGCGATGCGGCTGTACGAGAGGGCGCAGGAGCTCATGCGGCAGGGCGACTGGGCCGGGTACGGCGAGAGCCTGCGGCAGCTGGGGCAGGTGCTCAGAAGAATGGCGAAGTGA
- a CDS encoding cold-shock protein, which produces MPKGTVKWFNDSKGFGFITSEDGQDVFVHHSEIQGNGFKSLAEGDKVSFDVEKGPKGPKAVRVTKLK; this is translated from the coding sequence ATGCCGAAAGGAACAGTGAAGTGGTTCAATGATTCGAAGGGCTTCGGCTTCATTACCAGCGAGGACGGGCAGGATGTCTTCGTGCACCATTCTGAAATCCAGGGTAATGGGTTCAAATCTCTTGCCGAGGGCGATAAGGTCTCCTTCGATGTCGAGAAAGGGCCCAAAGGCCCCAAGGCAGTCAGGGTGACGAAACTGAAGTAG